In Treponema primitia ZAS-2, a genomic segment contains:
- a CDS encoding DNA/RNA nuclease SfsA: MGESYSLFTNHREAVFLRRPNRFLIIAAPPEEGAGGEVLVCHCPNPGRLMEFAFPGTRLILEKRDEENLKAKTAWTAAGLYHRNTVVPLFASRANGAAEKLILKEIIPGLTEIHPEYTLGPSRFDFLCLDNKKRKHLVEVKACSLIEYQSAMFPDAPSGRALKHLEELAELSSQGYCCHILFVITHSKPRVFIPNLHTDPEFAAALSRCGHAVLPFADASAGDGPVAIHAALIRCDSQGRAKLVSPAIPVDLSHGKLADSNSGNYLILLELPREQAIEIGALGTIAFKSGWYVYTGSARKNLSQRVNRHLRHHYKQKHWHLDYLTPQAGKIKALPIMSYRNLECGLARDLEKIGGLGIPGFGSSDCRCDSHLFYFTDPPMENRDFVDLILRYRHRDALKRDQGNL; the protein is encoded by the coding sequence GTGGGTGAAAGCTATTCCCTCTTTACCAATCACCGGGAAGCGGTTTTCCTCCGCCGGCCGAACCGCTTTCTCATAATCGCTGCTCCGCCGGAAGAGGGGGCGGGGGGCGAAGTACTGGTCTGCCACTGCCCCAACCCCGGGCGGCTCATGGAATTTGCTTTTCCCGGAACCAGGCTCATCCTGGAAAAACGGGACGAGGAAAACCTGAAAGCCAAAACTGCCTGGACCGCCGCAGGTCTCTACCACAGGAATACTGTGGTACCCCTCTTTGCATCCCGAGCAAACGGGGCGGCGGAAAAACTCATCCTTAAGGAAATTATCCCCGGGCTTACAGAAATACATCCCGAGTATACCCTAGGCCCTTCCCGCTTCGACTTCCTCTGCCTGGACAACAAAAAGCGGAAACACCTGGTGGAAGTCAAGGCCTGCTCCCTCATTGAGTACCAAAGCGCCATGTTTCCCGATGCCCCCAGCGGCCGTGCCCTGAAACACCTGGAAGAACTGGCAGAACTGTCCAGTCAGGGTTACTGTTGCCATATCCTCTTTGTCATTACCCACAGTAAACCTAGGGTTTTCATCCCCAACCTCCACACGGATCCTGAATTTGCTGCAGCCCTAAGCCGCTGTGGTCATGCAGTGCTGCCCTTTGCGGACGCTTCCGCTGGCGATGGCCCGGTAGCCATCCATGCCGCCCTGATCCGCTGCGACTCCCAGGGCCGGGCAAAACTGGTTTCCCCAGCCATTCCGGTGGACCTCTCCCATGGTAAACTGGCGGACAGCAACAGCGGCAACTATCTGATACTCCTGGAACTGCCCCGGGAACAGGCCATAGAAATCGGCGCCCTGGGGACCATAGCATTTAAAAGCGGCTGGTATGTCTACACCGGTTCCGCCCGAAAGAACCTTTCCCAGCGGGTAAACCGCCATCTCCGCCATCATTACAAACAGAAACACTGGCACCTGGACTACCTCACCCCCCAGGCAGGCAAAATAAAAGCCCTGCCCATCATGTCCTACCGTAACCTTGAGTGCGGCCTGGCCCGGGACCTGGAAAAAATCGGCGGCCTGGGCATACCCGGCTTCGGCTCGTCAGACTGCCGCTGCGACAGCCATCTTTTTTATTTTACGGACCCGCCCATGGAAAACCGGGATTTTGTAGACCTGATCCTCCGCTACCGACATCGGGATGCTTTGAAAAGGGATCAAGGGAATCTCTAA
- a CDS encoding acetate uptake transporter — translation MSSDAKGKANPGPLGLLGFGMTTVLLNLHNMDIIQLSIVIVAMGIALGGLAQIIAGICELQSGNTFGGTAFTAYGFFWWSLCIIWIKPFGLAIKPGDHVSMGFYLLLWGIFTFFMFLGTLKHNRATQLVFSSLTILFFLLSAGDFLENHTITKLAGFVGLVCGLSAIYSAMAQLVNGEFGKKILPL, via the coding sequence ATGTCCAGTGACGCAAAAGGAAAGGCTAATCCCGGCCCTCTGGGACTTTTGGGGTTTGGAATGACCACGGTGCTATTAAACCTGCACAACATGGATATTATTCAGTTGTCCATTGTAATAGTAGCAATGGGAATTGCCCTTGGTGGGCTTGCCCAAATTATCGCAGGTATATGCGAATTGCAATCGGGAAACACCTTTGGGGGTACGGCGTTTACCGCCTATGGTTTTTTCTGGTGGTCCCTGTGTATTATCTGGATTAAGCCCTTTGGCCTGGCGATAAAACCAGGCGACCATGTTTCGATGGGTTTTTACCTGCTCCTGTGGGGAATCTTTACTTTTTTCATGTTTTTGGGAACCCTAAAACATAATCGGGCAACCCAGCTTGTGTTTTCATCCTTAACGATTTTATTTTTCCTGCTTTCCGCCGGTGATTTTCTGGAAAACCACACCATCACAAAGCTTGCCGGTTTTGTAGGCCTTGTCTGCGGGCTTTCAGCGATTTATTCCGCCATGGCTCAACTGGTAAATGGAGAATTTGGCAA
- a CDS encoding DMT family transporter — protein MNKRALRADILLLLTSCIWGFAFVAQRTGMEYFGPFTYNGVRFLLGSLSLLPLIFFLRRKPPRDGETKPPVSAKRLVLSSLAAGLCLFIAASMQQVGIIYTSAGHSGFITGLYVVLVPIFGIFLGRKTGIPTWVGAVFTLTGLYFLSAAGNITNINPGDIITAVSALFWALHVLVIDALVQKIDPLMLSSGQFACCGILSCAVALFLKEQLSLDAIIAGIIPLLYGGLASVGVAYTLQVVAQKDAPPAHASIILCLEGVFAAIGGVLLLAEPLGSWTLVGFVLMFCGMLATQWDVIFKGFTAKKRG, from the coding sequence ATGAACAAACGGGCATTGCGTGCGGATATTCTTTTGCTTTTAACCTCCTGTATTTGGGGGTTTGCCTTTGTGGCCCAGCGTACGGGTATGGAATACTTTGGGCCCTTTACCTATAACGGGGTGCGCTTCCTCCTGGGGAGCCTTTCGCTCCTCCCGCTGATTTTCTTTTTGCGGCGGAAGCCCCCTCGGGATGGGGAAACGAAGCCCCCTGTCTCGGCGAAACGGCTCGTCCTCTCCTCCCTGGCGGCGGGGCTCTGCCTTTTTATCGCGGCATCCATGCAGCAGGTGGGGATCATCTATACCAGCGCCGGGCATTCGGGGTTCATCACCGGGCTCTACGTGGTGCTGGTTCCCATTTTCGGGATATTCCTAGGGAGAAAGACCGGTATCCCCACCTGGGTGGGGGCGGTTTTCACCCTGACAGGGCTCTACTTCCTCAGCGCTGCAGGGAATATCACTAACATTAACCCCGGAGATATCATCACTGCGGTAAGCGCCCTGTTCTGGGCCCTTCATGTGCTGGTCATCGACGCCCTAGTGCAGAAGATTGACCCACTCATGCTTTCCTCCGGGCAGTTTGCCTGCTGCGGAATTCTTTCCTGCGCAGTAGCACTGTTCCTGAAAGAGCAGCTTTCCCTGGATGCAATCATTGCCGGGATCATCCCCCTGCTCTATGGCGGCCTTGCTTCTGTGGGTGTGGCCTATACCCTCCAGGTGGTAGCCCAGAAAGACGCCCCCCCGGCCCACGCCTCAATCATTCTCTGCCTTGAAGGGGTCTTTGCCGCTATCGGCGGGGTTCTCCTCCTGGCAGAACCCTTAGGCTCCTGGACCCTGGTAGGTTTTGTGCTGATGTTCTGCGGTATGCTGGCCACCCAGTGGGATGTGATCTTCAAGGGCTTCACCGCCAAAAAACGTGGGTGA